One segment of Nostoc flagelliforme CCNUN1 DNA contains the following:
- a CDS encoding alpha-ketoglutarate-dependent dioxygenase AlkB family protein, with product MRLIYFYLHSLVLLRRLTYSIPKGYVNATQMCHANNITGHKFRIVIGNQYRSGIDSIGWHSDNEPSMGFNPAIASISLGSCRKFQIKPIGGRPTDFWLEHGSLLVMHPGCQSTHLHQVPKTNKVVSTRINLTFRPHTGGGK from the coding sequence TTGAGGCTTATTTACTTTTATTTACATAGTTTGGTTTTATTGCGCCGACTTACTTACAGCATTCCCAAGGGCTACGTGAATGCAACTCAGATGTGCCATGCAAATAACATAACTGGCCACAAGTTTCGCATCGTTATCGGCAATCAGTACCGCAGTGGTATCGATTCAATTGGCTGGCATTCCGACAATGAACCATCGATGGGATTTAACCCAGCGATCGCATCAATCAGCCTGGGTTCATGTCGTAAATTCCAGATCAAACCCATCGGCGGCAGACCAACGGATTTCTGGCTGGAACACGGCAGTTTACTCGTGATGCATCCAGGCTGTCAGTCCACACATCTGCATCAGGTTCCGAAAACAAACAAAGTGGTCAGCACTCGGATTAATCTTACGTTTCGACCGCATACCGGAGGCGGGAAATGA